A window from Pyrococcus yayanosii CH1 encodes these proteins:
- a CDS encoding heavy metal translocating P-type ATPase, producing the protein MPTKLKLEGLDCASCAYEIEEALKKEGFEFALVNFTTKEAIIEGDVEKAKEIIKKVEPDVEVVEEHGIGSHGHGHEHGEISRKTVYQIGVSLALFAIGIVMRYYYGIDDAFVFGIFLASYVISGWRVLRSAVVNSLHGNVFDENFLITIATIGAFLIREYPEGVAVMLFYVVGEFFQDLAVDRSRRSIKALLALKAEYANLLRDGDVVRVKPEELKVGDVIIIKPGERVPVDGVIIEGESTVDTSALTGESVPRTVKEGEEILSGMVNLSGVLKVQVTKELSESTISRILELVENASARKAKTEKFITRFAHYYTPAVVGISALIAIVPPLLTGDPFTPWIYRALVILVISCPCALVLSIPLGYFGGIGRAAREGILVKGSNYLDALKEATVVAFDKTGTLTKGVFKVTKIETRNGFSEEEIIKFAALAEAHSNHPIAKAIREAYGEEINEAEIVEYEEIAGHGVRAKIDGVEVMVGNDRLLHRFNIEHDTCRVKGTVAHVVINGKYAGYIIISDEIKEDAPVAVKELKRLGIKKVVMVTGDNKDVAAEIARHLNLDGFYAELLPEDKVKVIEELEKEADGKVVFVGDGINDAPVLARADVGVAMGALGSDAAIETADVVIMDDKPSKLPRGIRIARKTQRIVWQNIIFALAVKLSFIGLGILGEATMWEAVFADVGVALIAVFNAMRILR; encoded by the coding sequence ATGCCGACCAAACTCAAGCTTGAAGGACTCGACTGCGCTAGCTGTGCATACGAGATAGAGGAGGCCCTCAAGAAGGAGGGCTTTGAGTTTGCGCTGGTTAACTTCACCACCAAGGAGGCCATCATAGAGGGTGACGTTGAGAAGGCCAAAGAGATCATCAAGAAGGTCGAGCCGGACGTTGAGGTGGTTGAAGAGCACGGCATAGGCTCCCATGGACACGGCCATGAACACGGAGAAATCAGCAGAAAAACGGTGTACCAGATCGGAGTTTCTCTGGCCCTGTTTGCAATAGGCATAGTAATGCGCTACTACTACGGCATAGACGACGCTTTCGTCTTCGGCATCTTCCTCGCGAGCTACGTCATCTCCGGCTGGAGGGTGCTCAGAAGTGCAGTGGTCAACTCCCTCCACGGCAACGTCTTTGACGAGAACTTCCTTATCACGATAGCCACTATAGGAGCTTTCCTCATCAGGGAGTATCCGGAAGGAGTGGCGGTAATGCTCTTCTACGTCGTGGGAGAGTTCTTCCAGGACCTGGCAGTGGACAGGTCAAGGCGCTCCATAAAGGCCCTGCTCGCGCTCAAGGCAGAATATGCAAACCTGCTTAGAGACGGGGACGTAGTCCGGGTAAAGCCCGAGGAGCTGAAGGTTGGGGACGTTATCATCATCAAGCCCGGTGAGAGGGTTCCCGTTGATGGAGTTATCATCGAGGGTGAGTCGACCGTTGACACCTCCGCTTTAACCGGGGAAAGCGTTCCCAGGACGGTGAAGGAAGGGGAGGAAATCCTATCAGGCATGGTCAACCTATCGGGCGTCCTCAAAGTCCAGGTGACCAAAGAGCTGAGCGAGTCCACCATCTCCCGCATCCTTGAGCTCGTCGAGAACGCAAGCGCGAGGAAGGCTAAAACAGAGAAGTTCATAACGCGCTTCGCCCACTACTACACCCCAGCTGTCGTCGGCATATCTGCACTTATAGCCATAGTCCCTCCGCTCCTCACGGGAGACCCGTTCACTCCCTGGATATATAGGGCCCTGGTGATACTCGTTATCTCGTGCCCGTGTGCTCTCGTCCTCTCAATTCCGCTCGGCTACTTTGGAGGAATAGGCAGAGCAGCGAGGGAGGGAATACTCGTCAAGGGCTCCAACTACCTCGATGCCCTCAAGGAGGCAACGGTGGTTGCCTTTGACAAGACTGGAACACTGACAAAGGGAGTCTTCAAGGTCACGAAAATAGAGACAAGGAACGGCTTCAGTGAAGAGGAGATAATAAAGTTCGCAGCTCTGGCGGAGGCGCATTCAAACCACCCGATTGCTAAGGCGATACGTGAAGCTTACGGCGAGGAGATCAACGAGGCGGAGATAGTCGAGTACGAGGAGATAGCCGGACACGGCGTCAGGGCAAAGATAGATGGTGTGGAAGTCATGGTGGGCAACGACAGACTCTTACATCGCTTCAACATCGAGCACGACACGTGCAGGGTTAAGGGAACCGTCGCTCACGTTGTAATAAACGGAAAGTATGCGGGCTACATAATAATCTCAGACGAGATAAAGGAGGACGCCCCGGTTGCTGTGAAGGAGCTGAAGCGCCTCGGGATCAAGAAGGTCGTCATGGTCACGGGAGACAACAAAGATGTTGCGGCTGAGATAGCGAGGCATCTCAACTTAGACGGCTTCTATGCAGAGCTCCTGCCGGAGGACAAGGTAAAGGTCATTGAGGAGCTTGAGAAAGAGGCAGATGGAAAGGTCGTCTTCGTCGGCGACGGAATAAACGATGCGCCCGTCCTGGCCAGGGCCGATGTTGGCGTTGCGATGGGCGCGCTCGGAAGCGATGCGGCGATAGAGACTGCCGATGTCGTCATAATGGACGACAAGCCGTCTAAGCTGCCGAGGGGGATCAGGATAGCGAGAAAGACGCAGAGGATAGTATGGCAGAACATAATCTTTGCCTTAGCGGTCAAACTGTCCTTCATAGGCCTTGGAATCCTTGGAGAGGCGACGATGTGGGAGGCGGTCTTTGCGGACGTCGGCGTCGCCCTAATAGCGGTCTTCAACGCGATGAGAATACTGAGGTGA
- a CDS encoding GNAT family N-acetyltransferase, which yields MGDVPLRILPAKGTKEEVGHFARLMEISAPEYFPALLGPKFRHVFEALFLEKENLFSHEHVVFAVYEGEIAGMLLGYDWKTREREEKRTGWLMLKVLGFDFLRKLPGLIRASFSSGRLEKGDYYISNVAVYPEFRGRKIGKSLMLHAEEMAKDIAERMALDVEKDNEIAIAVYKKLGYFIEREHSVELEGRTYRFYRMVKELKKKSQLTSVFSSR from the coding sequence GTGGGGGACGTGCCCCTTAGGATTCTCCCCGCAAAGGGGACTAAAGAGGAAGTCGGACACTTCGCAAGGCTTATGGAGATTTCTGCGCCTGAATACTTCCCGGCCCTGCTGGGACCGAAGTTCAGGCACGTTTTTGAGGCACTTTTTCTGGAAAAGGAAAACCTCTTCAGTCACGAGCATGTGGTTTTTGCCGTCTATGAAGGGGAAATCGCAGGAATGCTCCTGGGCTATGACTGGAAAACTCGGGAACGGGAGGAGAAAAGAACCGGCTGGCTTATGCTGAAAGTTCTCGGCTTTGACTTCCTGAGGAAGCTTCCGGGGCTCATAAGAGCTTCATTTAGCTCCGGGAGGCTTGAGAAAGGCGATTATTACATCAGCAACGTCGCCGTTTACCCCGAATTCAGGGGCAGAAAGATAGGAAAAAGCCTGATGCTCCACGCGGAGGAGATGGCAAAAGACATAGCCGAAAGAATGGCACTCGACGTGGAAAAGGACAACGAGATAGCGATAGCGGTCTACAAAAAGCTCGGATACTTCATTGAGAGGGAGCACAGCGTTGAGCTTGAGGGAAGGACTTACAGGTTCTACAGGATGGTTAAGGAGTTGAAAAAGAAAAGCCAGCTCACCTCAGTATTCTCATCGCGTTGA
- a CDS encoding DUF302 domain-containing protein: protein MKRMKGKGKMKGGCKGHGKGMKGMGKGHHGMHGMKWMEGQKEYSYLREVEMGFDETVARVKEELKKEGFGVLSEVRVDQLFKEKLDLDMEPYVILGACNPKFSSQLIGIDINSGTFLPCNLMVYVKDGKTYVSLLLPPMAMSITGNDELLEVAAKVEEILGDIVKRI, encoded by the coding sequence ATGAAGAGAATGAAAGGTAAGGGAAAGATGAAGGGTGGCTGTAAGGGCCACGGCAAGGGAATGAAAGGCATGGGAAAGGGCCACCACGGAATGCACGGAATGAAATGGATGGAAGGGCAGAAGGAGTACTCCTACCTCCGCGAGGTCGAGATGGGCTTTGACGAGACCGTGGCGAGGGTCAAGGAGGAGCTGAAGAAGGAGGGCTTCGGTGTCCTCAGTGAGGTCAGGGTTGACCAACTTTTCAAGGAGAAGCTCGACCTTGACATGGAGCCCTACGTCATCCTCGGCGCTTGCAACCCGAAGTTCTCAAGCCAGCTCATCGGAATAGACATCAACAGCGGTACCTTCCTGCCCTGCAACCTGATGGTGTACGTGAAGGACGGAAAGACCTACGTGAGCCTGCTGCTCCCTCCGATGGCCATGAGCATAACCGGGAACGATGAGCTGCTTGAGGTTGCGGCGAAGGTTGAAGAGATTTTGGGCGACATTGTGAAAAGAATCTGA
- a CDS encoding heavy metal translocating P-type ATPase — MVDEETPSMEGHGEMKMKKGEDHEAEDTGHESHKHSHAEHHRMMMEDFKKRFIVSVILTVPILILSPLIQRFLGFELTFPGDHYVLFGLSSVVYFYGGWPFLTGMRDELKKKLPGMMTLIALAITVAFFYSVAVTFGLPGKTFYWELATLIDIMLLGHYIEMRSVLGASRALEELIKLMPTEAHLVTPEGIKDVPVSELKKGDIVLVKPGEKIPSDGIIIEGETSVNEAMLTGESKPVYKKPGDEVIGGSINLEGAIKVRIEKTGKDTYLMQVVELVRQAQETRSRTQDLANRAAFYLTLIAITAGTITLGTWLYLGKPFVFALERMVTVMVITCPHALGLAVPLVVSVSTSISAKKGVLIRNREAFERAKDVQVVVFDKTGTLTEGKFEVTDIMTLDELGEEEILKYAAALESHSNHPIAQGIVEKAKELGLEVYEVAESKVLPGKGVQGVINGKEVLVVSPGFLKENGLWMEDERVNKVLEQGKTVVFLVIDGKLVGALALADKIRPESREAIEKLHEMGIKAYMLTGDNAKVAKWVAEELGLDGFFAEVLPHQKSEKIKELQEQGYTVAMVGDGINDAPALIQADVGIAIGAGTDVAIESADIILVKNDPRDVITAIHLARATYKKMVQNLAWATGYNTFAIPLAAGVLYNYGVLLSPAVGALLMSLSTVIVAINAKFLKV; from the coding sequence ATGGTGGATGAGGAGACCCCTTCCATGGAGGGGCACGGTGAGATGAAGATGAAGAAAGGGGAAGACCATGAAGCTGAAGATACGGGCCACGAGAGTCACAAGCACTCCCACGCCGAGCACCACAGGATGATGATGGAGGACTTCAAAAAGCGCTTTATAGTCTCCGTGATACTGACGGTCCCAATCCTGATCCTGTCGCCGCTGATACAGAGGTTTCTGGGCTTTGAGCTGACTTTTCCGGGCGATCACTACGTTCTCTTTGGCCTCTCCTCTGTGGTCTACTTCTACGGCGGCTGGCCGTTCCTCACGGGCATGAGGGACGAGCTGAAGAAAAAACTGCCGGGCATGATGACGCTGATAGCGCTGGCAATCACCGTTGCATTCTTCTACAGCGTTGCGGTGACCTTTGGCCTGCCGGGTAAGACCTTCTACTGGGAGCTTGCGACGCTTATCGACATCATGCTCCTTGGCCACTACATCGAGATGCGCTCCGTTCTCGGCGCTTCAAGGGCATTGGAAGAGCTCATAAAGCTCATGCCCACTGAGGCTCATCTCGTAACGCCCGAGGGAATAAAGGACGTCCCGGTCAGCGAGCTGAAGAAAGGCGATATAGTCCTTGTCAAACCCGGTGAGAAAATACCTTCTGATGGTATCATAATAGAAGGAGAAACCAGCGTAAACGAAGCTATGTTGACAGGTGAGTCGAAGCCCGTCTATAAGAAACCGGGCGATGAAGTCATCGGAGGCTCCATAAACCTTGAGGGAGCGATAAAGGTCAGGATAGAGAAGACCGGAAAGGATACCTACCTGATGCAGGTCGTTGAGCTCGTCAGGCAGGCACAGGAGACAAGGTCAAGGACGCAGGATTTAGCTAACAGGGCTGCCTTCTACCTCACGCTCATAGCTATAACTGCTGGAACAATAACCCTCGGCACGTGGCTCTACCTCGGCAAGCCCTTCGTCTTCGCCCTTGAGAGGATGGTCACGGTAATGGTCATAACGTGCCCGCACGCGCTTGGCTTAGCTGTTCCGCTGGTCGTCTCGGTGTCAACGTCAATCTCGGCCAAGAAGGGAGTCCTCATAAGGAACAGGGAGGCGTTTGAAAGAGCGAAGGACGTTCAGGTGGTCGTCTTCGACAAGACCGGGACGCTGACCGAAGGCAAGTTCGAAGTAACCGACATAATGACCCTGGACGAGCTCGGTGAAGAGGAGATCCTGAAGTATGCGGCGGCACTTGAGTCCCACTCAAACCACCCGATAGCCCAGGGAATAGTTGAGAAAGCCAAGGAGCTCGGCCTTGAGGTCTACGAGGTAGCTGAATCAAAAGTTCTTCCGGGCAAGGGTGTCCAGGGCGTCATCAACGGAAAGGAAGTCCTCGTCGTAAGCCCGGGATTCCTGAAGGAGAACGGCCTGTGGATGGAGGACGAGCGCGTCAATAAAGTCTTGGAGCAGGGTAAGACCGTTGTCTTCCTGGTCATTGATGGAAAGCTCGTGGGTGCTCTGGCTTTAGCAGATAAGATAAGGCCCGAGTCAAGGGAGGCCATTGAAAAGCTCCACGAGATGGGCATAAAGGCCTACATGCTCACCGGCGACAACGCCAAGGTCGCAAAGTGGGTGGCTGAGGAGCTCGGCCTCGACGGCTTCTTCGCTGAAGTTTTACCTCACCAGAAGTCGGAGAAAATTAAGGAGCTCCAGGAGCAGGGCTACACAGTGGCGATGGTGGGCGACGGTATAAACGATGCCCCGGCTCTGATTCAAGCTGATGTTGGAATAGCCATCGGGGCAGGAACTGACGTGGCGATAGAGAGCGCCGACATAATCCTCGTCAAGAACGACCCGAGGGACGTTATAACGGCAATACACCTCGCAAGGGCTACCTATAAGAAGATGGTTCAGAATTTGGCATGGGCAACAGGATACAACACATTTGCAATTCCTCTGGCTGCGGGTGTCCTCTACAACTATGGGGTACTGTTAAGTCCAGCCGTAGGTGCTTTGTTAATGAGCTTGAGCACGGTGATAGTGGCTATAAACGCGAAGTTCTTGAAGGTCTGA
- a CDS encoding SHOCT domain-containing protein encodes MMFESTELVRFSAHTGETGWGWHDMMGFGYFGIFGALLMLLFWIAIIAGVVWFIKWLVEQSSSGSRKSALEILDEKYARGEIDDEEYERRKRKLLEG; translated from the coding sequence ATGATGTTTGAAAGCACTGAACTGGTGAGATTTTCAGCTCACACTGGAGAAACTGGATGGGGGTGGCACGACATGATGGGATTTGGATACTTTGGGATATTTGGAGCACTGCTCATGCTCTTATTCTGGATCGCAATAATAGCGGGCGTTGTATGGTTCATCAAATGGCTCGTTGAGCAGAGCTCAAGCGGGAGCAGAAAGAGCGCCCTTGAGATACTCGACGAGAAGTATGCACGCGGTGAGATAGACGACGAGGAGTACGAGAGAAGGAAAAGAAAGCTTCTGGAAGGCTGA
- a CDS encoding class I SAM-dependent methyltransferase, translating to MIPSIEEIRTFLEKLGFGEEEVNELVEQIEYFETEAPERDDIVRDYLRDECIETIVNDIVGEILKLNRKDIRLLDVAAGSGFFTERVRRKLEEKGVKVEVYGFDITPSMLKRLKEKGITPIWCVAEKIRESIRIANEHYGINVPKEFDVVLSTLAFHHFLKPEEVLRSMKSVLKEGGKVIIVDVLKHEHEELKETLKDTHLGFSLEEIKGMGSRVFKNVEAGYMDVYCEVGDIIVGLYKAVFG from the coding sequence ATGATACCTAGCATTGAAGAGATTAGAACGTTCTTAGAGAAGCTTGGCTTTGGCGAAGAGGAGGTCAACGAGCTGGTGGAGCAGATAGAGTACTTCGAGACGGAAGCGCCTGAGAGGGACGACATCGTGAGGGACTACCTCAGGGACGAGTGCATAGAGACGATAGTTAACGATATAGTTGGGGAAATCCTAAAGCTAAACAGGAAAGACATCAGGCTCCTTGACGTTGCCGCAGGTTCGGGCTTCTTCACGGAACGTGTAAGGAGAAAGCTTGAGGAGAAGGGTGTAAAAGTCGAGGTCTACGGCTTCGACATAACGCCCAGCATGCTGAAGAGGCTCAAGGAGAAAGGAATAACACCCATCTGGTGTGTTGCCGAGAAGATCAGAGAGTCAATAAGGATAGCCAACGAGCACTATGGCATAAATGTTCCAAAAGAGTTCGACGTTGTTTTATCAACCCTCGCATTCCACCACTTCCTAAAGCCAGAGGAAGTCCTCAGGAGCATGAAAAGCGTTTTAAAAGAGGGAGGCAAGGTCATAATAGTTGACGTCCTCAAACACGAGCACGAGGAGCTCAAAGAAACGCTGAAGGACACCCATCTTGGATTTTCACTTGAAGAAATAAAGGGGATGGGCTCAAGGGTTTTCAAAAACGTGGAAGCAGGGTATATGGACGTTTACTGTGAGGTCGGCGACATCATAGTTGGCCTTTACAAGGCGGTGTTTGGCTAA
- a CDS encoding cystathionine gamma-synthase, protein MRFSTKAIHVGEDPESMQHGDVVSPIHLSTTFAKRSIREVEEGYVYSRSGNPTRDALERKLAALENAEYGLAFSSGLAAESTILLALLKKGDHVIAFDDLYGGTKRLFNQVMERFGIEFTYVDAREPGNVRRAIRENTRMVWLETPTNPLLKLADIRAVAEIVHERDLIVVVDNTFASPYFQNPLDLGADIVLHSVTKYLGGHSDVVGGAVMVNDDEIYERLKFHQNAVGAILSPFDSWLVMRGIKTLAVRMERHEKNAMTIARYLEEHPMVERVYYPGLPSHPQHELAKRQMKGFGGMLSFELKGGLEEAIKFVESLEIFALAESLGGVESLIELPAIMTHASVPRDEREKVGIRDSLIRVSVGIEDVEDLIEDLERGFEAVRA, encoded by the coding sequence ATGAGGTTCTCAACCAAAGCCATCCATGTCGGTGAAGATCCCGAGAGCATGCAGCACGGCGACGTTGTTTCCCCCATCCACCTCTCAACCACCTTCGCGAAGAGGAGCATAAGGGAGGTCGAGGAAGGCTACGTCTATTCGAGGAGCGGCAACCCCACGAGGGACGCACTTGAGAGAAAGCTGGCAGCGCTTGAGAACGCAGAGTACGGGCTGGCGTTTTCTTCAGGACTTGCCGCCGAATCCACGATACTCCTTGCCCTCCTCAAGAAGGGCGACCACGTAATAGCTTTCGACGATCTCTACGGCGGAACGAAGAGGCTCTTCAACCAGGTGATGGAGCGCTTCGGCATCGAGTTTACCTACGTTGACGCGAGGGAGCCGGGGAACGTGAGGAGGGCGATAAGGGAGAACACGAGGATGGTCTGGCTCGAAACGCCAACGAACCCCCTATTGAAGCTGGCGGACATAAGAGCAGTAGCCGAGATCGTCCACGAGAGAGACCTAATCGTGGTCGTAGACAACACCTTTGCCAGTCCTTACTTCCAAAACCCCCTTGACCTTGGGGCGGATATAGTGCTCCACAGCGTCACCAAGTACCTCGGCGGGCATTCAGATGTTGTCGGCGGGGCTGTGATGGTCAACGACGACGAAATCTATGAGAGGCTCAAGTTCCACCAGAACGCGGTTGGGGCAATTCTGTCACCTTTTGACTCCTGGCTGGTAATGAGGGGCATCAAAACGCTCGCAGTCAGGATGGAGAGGCACGAGAAGAACGCCATGACGATTGCGAGGTATCTTGAGGAGCACCCGATGGTTGAGCGCGTTTATTACCCCGGCCTGCCCTCACATCCACAGCACGAGCTCGCGAAGAGGCAGATGAAGGGATTTGGTGGGATGCTCTCCTTCGAACTCAAAGGAGGACTGGAAGAGGCAATAAAGTTCGTGGAGAGCCTTGAGATATTCGCCTTGGCTGAAAGCCTCGGCGGCGTCGAGTCGCTCATAGAACTGCCAGCAATCATGACCCACGCATCGGTTCCAAGGGATGAGAGGGAGAAGGTCGGCATAAGGGACTCGCTCATCAGAGTTTCAGTCGGGATAGAGGACGTTGAAGACCTCATCGAGGACCTTGAGAGGGGCTTTGAGGCGGTGAGAGCATGA
- a CDS encoding PLP-dependent cysteine synthase family protein, translating to MVENYAKLGIYDNILQTIGKTPLVRLRKIERYFNLKNELYAKVEFFNPGGSIKDRIGKYMIEGAKREGKIVEGGVIVEPTSGNTGVGLALVAADEGYMTVFTMPDKMSTEKELLLKAMGAFVIRTPTAVAPGDPNSYYKVAEAVRNLIWKKGQAISREELKEIVEHVQWLVNEERLDELRAILEEEVEETPYAYIPNQYFNRYNPLAHYETTAREIWEQTGGEIDYLFAGIGTGGTITGIGRYLKERKKDVKIIGVDPVGSIYSLVKKGMSLEEALKKAHPYLVEGIGEDLLPETVDLSLVDDMVVVNDQEAFAMTRFLARKEGILAGGSSGAALYGAVKYLKEKGVEGKKVVVIFPDTGRNYLTKVFNDEWLIANGFEVDDEKVLEVLR from the coding sequence ATGGTAGAAAATTACGCAAAATTGGGTATTTATGATAACATATTGCAGACTATCGGAAAAACACCATTAGTGAGGCTGAGGAAGATAGAGAGATACTTCAACCTCAAAAACGAGCTCTACGCCAAGGTGGAGTTCTTCAACCCCGGTGGGAGCATAAAGGACAGGATAGGCAAGTATATGATAGAAGGGGCAAAAAGAGAGGGCAAAATCGTCGAGGGCGGCGTGATAGTCGAGCCAACCTCGGGCAATACCGGCGTTGGCCTCGCCCTTGTAGCGGCCGACGAGGGCTACATGACGGTCTTCACGATGCCGGACAAGATGAGCACCGAGAAGGAGCTCCTCCTAAAGGCCATGGGCGCCTTCGTCATAAGAACCCCCACCGCTGTGGCTCCAGGTGACCCGAACTCCTACTATAAGGTGGCAGAAGCTGTAAGAAACCTCATCTGGAAGAAGGGGCAGGCCATAAGTAGGGAGGAGCTTAAGGAGATAGTTGAGCACGTTCAGTGGCTCGTTAATGAAGAGAGGCTCGACGAGCTCAGAGCAATTCTTGAGGAGGAAGTCGAGGAAACGCCCTACGCCTACATCCCCAACCAGTACTTCAACAGGTACAACCCCCTGGCACACTACGAGACCACCGCGAGGGAGATATGGGAGCAGACCGGAGGGGAGATAGACTACCTCTTCGCAGGGATAGGCACCGGGGGGACGATAACGGGCATCGGGCGCTACCTCAAGGAGAGGAAGAAAGATGTGAAAATAATAGGCGTTGACCCGGTCGGCTCGATATACAGCCTGGTTAAGAAGGGAATGAGCCTTGAGGAGGCCCTCAAGAAGGCCCACCCCTACCTCGTTGAGGGCATAGGCGAAGACCTCCTCCCGGAAACCGTCGATTTAAGCCTCGTTGACGATATGGTTGTCGTCAATGATCAGGAAGCCTTCGCAATGACCCGCTTCCTCGCGAGGAAGGAAGGAATTCTGGCGGGCGGTTCATCCGGTGCAGCCCTCTACGGGGCGGTGAAGTACCTCAAGGAGAAAGGAGTTGAAGGCAAGAAGGTTGTCGTGATATTCCCGGACACGGGGAGGAACTATCTGACAAAGGTGTTCAACGACGAATGGTTAATCGCGAACGGCTTCGAGGTTGACGATGAAAAGGTCCTGGAGGTGCTGAGATGA
- a CDS encoding class I SAM-dependent methyltransferase: protein MNKTAKKYDRFSKFYDSFESLIEKRAFSKYRRKALSLAKGKVLEVGVGTGKNLPYYPKDVEVIGIDFSKGMLEKAEKRRKELGLKNVRLLLMDAQNLEFEDNSFDTVVSTFVFCTVPDPIKGLKEAYRVLKPGGRAIFLEHMKSESRLLNVPLYLMDPVMRALTGTSMVRETQKNIERAGFKIEKVENLFFDIVRLIISTKS from the coding sequence ATGAATAAGACCGCCAAAAAATATGATAGGTTTTCAAAATTCTATGATTCCTTTGAGAGTTTAATAGAAAAAAGAGCCTTCTCAAAATATAGAAGGAAAGCTTTAAGCTTGGCTAAAGGCAAAGTTCTTGAAGTGGGTGTTGGAACAGGTAAAAATCTGCCCTACTATCCAAAGGATGTTGAAGTTATCGGAATAGACTTCAGTAAAGGCATGCTTGAGAAGGCCGAAAAGAGGAGAAAAGAGCTTGGCCTTAAAAACGTCAGGCTTCTCCTGATGGATGCTCAAAATCTGGAGTTTGAAGACAACAGCTTTGACACCGTTGTGAGCACCTTCGTCTTCTGCACCGTGCCCGACCCGATAAAGGGGCTTAAGGAGGCCTACCGCGTCCTAAAGCCAGGGGGAAGGGCCATATTTTTGGAGCACATGAAGAGTGAGTCAAGGCTTTTGAACGTTCCCCTCTACCTTATGGATCCCGTGATGAGGGCGCTCACGGGAACATCCATGGTGCGGGAGACGCAGAAGAACATCGAAAGGGCAGGTTTTAAGATAGAAAAGGTGGAGAACCTGTTTTTTGATATTGTAAGGTTAATTATTAGCACAAAATCTTGA
- a CDS encoding cytochrome C biogenesis protein codes for MTISDAILMTAADIPLDSLSQVTEFTGVTFSIIALGILNALRPSIFLMIVFLLSMIALTDERKVLRVGFAFTLGAFLGYSVIAVALMNLHTKVPFLRYFVVAFGITVGTYKILSALGYVRLSVSSPFREKSNLILEKATSPPAAFAVGGVMAFLSLSCVLPSYLLVSSLLSGRFSPSTTAALLLVFIGISVLPFAIVTLGFHYGSRYARLGRAVDRLSSVSGRGDLVMGVVLVFVSVLYLVFFL; via the coding sequence ATGACGATTTCAGACGCAATCCTGATGACCGCCGCGGATATACCGCTGGACTCCCTAAGCCAGGTGACGGAGTTCACTGGAGTAACGTTCTCAATAATCGCCCTCGGGATTCTCAACGCTCTCCGGCCGTCAATATTTCTCATGATAGTATTCCTCCTCTCGATGATAGCGCTGACGGATGAGAGGAAGGTCCTCAGGGTGGGCTTTGCCTTTACTCTCGGTGCCTTTCTGGGCTATTCTGTCATCGCTGTCGCCCTAATGAACCTCCATACGAAGGTGCCCTTTTTGAGGTACTTTGTGGTCGCCTTTGGAATAACCGTGGGGACTTACAAGATACTTTCCGCACTGGGCTACGTGAGACTCTCGGTTTCCAGCCCGTTTAGGGAAAAGAGCAACCTAATACTTGAAAAGGCAACGTCCCCGCCGGCGGCTTTTGCTGTTGGGGGAGTAATGGCGTTTCTCTCGCTGTCCTGCGTGCTCCCTTCGTACCTTTTGGTAAGCTCCCTGCTTTCAGGCAGGTTCTCACCAAGTACTACAGCGGCGCTGCTTTTGGTGTTTATTGGAATATCCGTGCTTCCCTTTGCCATCGTTACCTTGGGCTTCCACTACGGGAGCAGGTACGCGAGACTTGGAAGGGCCGTGGACAGGCTCTCCTCGGTAAGCGGGAGAGGAGATTTAGTTATGGGCGTGGTGCTCGTGTTCGTGAGCGTGCTCTACCTTGTCTTTTTCCTTTAA
- a CDS encoding TRASH domain-containing protein, translating to MMKLDEIDLKLIYLLMDNSRLSISELAERLGVSRPTVKSRLDRLEKEGVIQRYTIKLNPELQRASNVVALIIKTDEPEKLQEFEEIIEINRFTSKKYLIKVAVEDMEGLRNVIEGAGFEVLEIMPILESIEKEYPPKVKVSFKCDYCGKEITGEPIVYKYRNKVYFFCCETCFREFKKARENLEKFKLKEKDKVEHAHEHEHHAHN from the coding sequence ATGATGAAGCTCGATGAAATCGATCTAAAGCTTATCTACCTCCTAATGGACAACTCCAGGTTAAGCATTTCAGAGCTTGCCGAACGCCTGGGAGTCAGCAGACCGACGGTAAAGTCGAGACTGGACAGACTGGAGAAGGAGGGAGTGATCCAACGCTACACAATAAAACTTAATCCCGAACTTCAGAGGGCCAGCAATGTTGTTGCCCTGATAATCAAAACAGACGAACCAGAAAAGCTTCAAGAATTCGAAGAAATTATTGAGATTAACCGATTTACAAGTAAAAAATATCTTATAAAAGTGGCTGTCGAGGATATGGAAGGACTGAGGAACGTCATAGAAGGGGCAGGTTTTGAAGTGCTTGAGATAATGCCCATCCTTGAAAGCATTGAAAAAGAGTACCCACCAAAAGTCAAGGTCTCTTTCAAATGCGACTACTGCGGTAAGGAGATAACCGGGGAACCAATAGTCTATAAGTACCGCAACAAAGTTTACTTCTTCTGCTGTGAAACCTGCTTCAGAGAGTTTAAAAAAGCAAGGGAAAATCTGGAAAAATTCAAATTAAAGGAAAAAGACAAGGTAGAGCACGCTCACGAACACGAGCACCACGCCCATAACTAA